The Helianthus annuus cultivar XRQ/B chromosome 16, HanXRQr2.0-SUNRISE, whole genome shotgun sequence genome includes a window with the following:
- the LOC110918187 gene encoding protein WUSCHEL, whose translation MCHLPLYKPSLHTTFTHAPFPFSFFIFLFIQSLTSKQTNKQTTMDNNQPQDQDLGNKTNNSYLCRQSTTRWTPTSDQIRILKELYYNNGIRSPTADQIQRIAARLRHYGKIEGKNVFYWFQNHKARERQKKRFTPPAPPPPPPPTLPPSNTTTTMLTSPFSDHHHHHHQHMQIQSHHLPYFYNNQPVKLHATHHISPSEGGGSSSSQAFLPVGCSYGAITMEKSFRDCSISPGEYTVSGGEIRNLGSWVEVDSSCLDKMKSENETEDGGELSTDIETLPLFPIPGGSTTTTASGSQHDFFKMKEALSSEHSNGGLYTDVNWYHSDGRTSLELSLNSYGYYDSC comes from the exons ATGTGCCATCTCCCTCTTTATAAACCCTCACTTCACACAACCTTCACTCATGCACCCTTTCCattctccttcttcatcttcttgtTCATTCAATCATTAACAAgcaagcaaacaaacaaacaaactacaatGGATAACAATCAACCACAAGATCAAGATTTAGGAAACAAAACTAACAACAGTTATCTGTGTAGGCAAAGCACTACAAGGTGGACACCAACAAGTGATCAAATCAGAATACTCAAAGAACTTTACTACAACAATGGTATCCGATCACCAACAGCTGATCAGATTCAGCGAATCGCTGCTCGACTCAGACACTACGGCAAAATCGAAGGCAAAAATGTGTTTTATTGGTTTCAAAACCATAAAGCTCGTGAGAGACAAAAGAAACGGTTCACCCCacctgcaccaccaccaccaccaccacctacacTGCCACCttccaacaccaccaccaccatgcTTACATCTCCATTTTCcgatcaccaccaccaccaccaccagcacATGCAAATTCAGTCTCACCACCTGCCTTATTTCTATAATAACCAACCAGTTAAACTCCATGCCACTCATCATATCTCACCATCGG AGGGTGGTGGTTCTTCATCTTCACAAGCATTCTTACCGGTTGGGTGCAGCTATGGAGCTATTACTATGGAAAAGAGTTTTAgg GATTGTTCGATATCACCGGGAGAGTACACAGTCTCCGGAGGTGAAATCCGCAACTTGGGATCATGGGTTGAGGTCGATTCGAGTTGTTTAGACAAAATGAAGTCGGAGAATGAAACCGAGGATGGAGGAGAGTTGTCAACCGATATAGAGACACTTCCACTGTTCCCAATCCCTGGTGGCTCTACTACCACCACCGCTAGCGGCAGCCAACATGATTTTTTTAAGATGAAGGAAGCGCTATCATCGGAGCATAGCAATGGAGGTTTATATACAGATGTAAACTGGTATCACTCTGATGGACGGACTTCACTTGAATTAAGCCTAAACTCATATGGATATTATGATTCATGTTAG